A portion of the Agrobacterium tumefaciens genome contains these proteins:
- the ykgO gene encoding type B 50S ribosomal protein L36, whose translation MKIKNSLKALKARHRDNRLVRRKGRVYIINKQNPRFKARQG comes from the coding sequence ATGAAAATCAAGAATTCGCTTAAAGCGCTTAAGGCCCGTCATCGCGATAACCGCCTGGTTCGCCGCAAGGGCCGCGTCTACATCATCAACAAGCAGAACCCGCGCTTCAAGGCTCGTCAGGGCTGA
- a CDS encoding DUF2312 domain-containing protein: MMDETSTTETVAAAELRQFIERVERLEEEKAAIQGDIKDVMGEAKGRGYDTKAIRTIIRLRKKDANERIEEETILQTYMAALGME, translated from the coding sequence ATGATGGACGAAACGAGCACCACCGAAACCGTCGCCGCCGCCGAACTGCGTCAATTCATCGAGCGCGTCGAGCGTCTCGAAGAGGAAAAGGCCGCCATTCAGGGAGACATCAAGGATGTCATGGGTGAGGCGAAGGGTCGTGGCTACGATACCAAGGCGATCCGCACCATCATCCGCCTGCGCAAGAAGGACGCCAACGAGCGTATCGAGGAAGAAACCATTCTTCAGACCTATATGGCTGCGCTTGGCATGGAATGA
- a CDS encoding sigma-54-dependent transcriptional regulator, giving the protein MTAHVLVIDDDPVQRRLLKNAVERYGHLALLAENGRAGLELLKQYSGEINVVVLDLMMPEMDGLAFLKAVGELGTDVPVIVQTGQGGIDTVVQAMRAGAFDFVVKPVSPERIGAAISNALKLDRREAKARTGRRGRSNAVNFTDIVSASPAMLRVIELAQRAAQSSIPVVLEGESGVGKEMVARAIQSAGDRANKPFITVNCGAIPHNLVESILFGHEKGAFTGATEKHVGKFMEADGGTLFLDEIGDLPLDVQVKLLRAVQQGEIETVGSARVQKVNVRLISATNKNLIEEVKEGRFREDLYYRLNVFPITIPALRRRKEDIPHLARVFAERFSVEQKLPNPVGLDASALALLTAYDWPGNIRQLENAVFRAVVLSQGEELADSDFPQIALQLPEFAGGDDAGESIRSPSGSSLKLAAYSPPPPVAESHAILDEASDISTTIYRGGNLISSMDDSGNIRKLAEIEEELIRFALRFYRGQMSQVARKLGIGRSTLYRKLKDYGIDPDDPLRDAA; this is encoded by the coding sequence ATGACCGCGCATGTTCTCGTGATAGACGATGATCCCGTCCAGCGCCGCCTGCTCAAAAATGCGGTGGAACGTTATGGGCATCTGGCCTTGCTTGCAGAAAACGGCAGGGCGGGGCTGGAGCTGCTCAAGCAATATAGCGGCGAGATCAATGTTGTCGTCCTCGACCTGATGATGCCGGAAATGGATGGCCTCGCCTTCCTGAAAGCCGTTGGCGAACTCGGCACCGACGTCCCGGTCATCGTCCAGACGGGGCAGGGCGGCATCGATACCGTCGTGCAGGCCATGCGCGCCGGCGCCTTCGATTTCGTCGTCAAGCCGGTCTCGCCGGAACGGATCGGCGCCGCCATCTCCAATGCCCTCAAGCTCGACAGGAGAGAGGCAAAGGCCCGCACGGGCAGGCGCGGACGGAGCAATGCCGTGAATTTTACTGATATCGTTTCCGCAAGCCCGGCCATGCTGAGGGTGATAGAACTGGCGCAGCGCGCCGCCCAGTCCAGCATTCCCGTGGTACTGGAAGGCGAATCCGGCGTCGGCAAGGAAATGGTCGCCCGTGCAATCCAGTCGGCTGGCGACAGGGCGAACAAACCATTCATCACCGTCAATTGCGGCGCTATCCCGCACAATCTGGTGGAGAGTATTCTTTTCGGTCACGAGAAGGGCGCTTTTACCGGAGCCACGGAAAAACACGTTGGCAAGTTCATGGAAGCCGATGGCGGAACGCTGTTCCTCGATGAAATCGGTGATCTGCCGCTCGACGTGCAGGTAAAGCTACTGCGGGCGGTTCAGCAGGGCGAAATCGAAACTGTCGGTTCCGCGCGTGTGCAGAAGGTGAATGTCCGCCTGATTTCCGCCACCAACAAGAATCTCATCGAAGAGGTGAAGGAAGGCCGCTTCCGCGAGGACCTGTATTATCGCCTCAACGTCTTTCCTATCACCATTCCGGCGTTGCGCCGGCGCAAGGAGGATATTCCCCATCTGGCACGGGTGTTCGCGGAGCGTTTTTCGGTGGAACAGAAATTGCCAAATCCCGTCGGCCTCGATGCTAGCGCGCTGGCACTGCTAACGGCCTATGACTGGCCGGGCAATATCCGCCAGCTTGAAAATGCGGTCTTCCGCGCCGTCGTGCTGTCGCAGGGCGAGGAACTGGCTGATTCCGATTTTCCGCAAATCGCGCTGCAATTGCCAGAATTCGCAGGTGGGGACGATGCGGGTGAGTCGATCCGGTCGCCGTCTGGATCGTCGCTGAAACTCGCCGCATATTCTCCGCCGCCGCCGGTCGCCGAAAGTCACGCCATTCTGGATGAGGCGTCAGATATTTCCACCACGATATACCGGGGAGGAAACCTGATCTCCAGCATGGACGACTCAGGCAATATCAGGAAGCTGGCCGAGATCGAAGAGGAGCTTATCCGTTTTGCCCTTCGTTTTTATCGCGGGCAGATGAGTCAGGTCGCAAGGAAACTTGGTATCGGCCGCTCGACGCTTTATCGCAAGCTGAAGGACTATGGCATTGATCCGGACGATCCGTTGCGGGATGCGGCCTGA
- the purE gene encoding 5-(carboxyamino)imidazole ribonucleotide mutase, whose amino-acid sequence MGSQSDWETMKNAADTLDALDLEYEARIISAHRTPDRLYDFANGAKDEGFKVIIAGAGGAAHLPGMTAAMTPLPVFGVPVQSKTMSGQDSLYSIVQMPAGIPVGTLAIGKAGAINAALLAAAVLALGDEDLADRLDAWRARQSAAVAEYPMDSAQ is encoded by the coding sequence ATGGGCAGCCAGTCCGACTGGGAGACCATGAAGAATGCCGCCGATACGCTGGATGCGCTGGACTTGGAATACGAAGCCCGCATCATTTCCGCCCACCGCACGCCTGATCGCCTTTATGATTTTGCCAATGGCGCGAAAGACGAAGGCTTCAAGGTCATCATCGCGGGTGCCGGCGGCGCCGCCCATCTGCCGGGCATGACCGCCGCCATGACCCCGCTGCCGGTTTTCGGCGTCCCGGTACAATCCAAGACGATGTCCGGGCAGGACAGCCTCTATTCCATCGTCCAGATGCCCGCTGGCATTCCCGTCGGAACGCTTGCCATCGGCAAGGCCGGCGCTATCAATGCCGCACTTCTGGCAGCTGCGGTTCTGGCGCTGGGCGACGAGGACCTGGCAGACCGGCTCGATGCATGGCGCGCGCGCCAGTCAGCGGCCGTTGCCGAATATCCCATGGACAGCGCCCAGTGA
- a CDS encoding tetratricopeptide repeat protein, producing the protein MRPNRFCTAIIVAQGFLLSGLLLSGMASLGHAADGQPPAALEAAPSPAKTVDSLFASLKKERNAVKARSIANQIASEWNDSGSATINLLMQWAGEAADEKRNAAAYDFLDQAILLDPDYVQAPYRRAMVHFADGDTRKAMADINLTLEKEPRYFPALASLANILEASGRDDLALKAWERYLALYPADKDARKEAADLSEKLAGTRS; encoded by the coding sequence ATGCGCCCAAATCGTTTTTGCACGGCTATCATCGTCGCTCAGGGTTTCCTGCTTTCGGGCCTCCTGCTTTCAGGAATGGCGTCCCTTGGTCATGCGGCAGATGGTCAGCCTCCCGCAGCCCTGGAGGCTGCGCCTTCACCTGCAAAGACAGTTGACAGTCTTTTCGCATCGCTGAAAAAAGAGCGGAATGCGGTCAAGGCGCGCAGCATTGCCAACCAGATCGCTTCCGAATGGAACGATTCCGGCAGCGCGACAATCAATCTCCTGATGCAATGGGCAGGCGAAGCCGCAGACGAGAAGCGCAACGCCGCCGCTTACGATTTTCTCGACCAGGCTATTTTACTCGATCCGGACTACGTGCAGGCGCCCTATCGCCGCGCCATGGTGCATTTTGCGGATGGCGACACCCGAAAGGCGATGGCGGATATCAATCTGACGCTGGAGAAGGAGCCGCGCTATTTTCCGGCATTGGCGAGCCTTGCAAACATCCTCGAAGCCTCAGGCCGTGACGATCTGGCGCTGAAAGCCTGGGAACGCTATCTCGCGCTCTATCCCGCGGACAAGGACGCCCGCAAAGAGGCCGCTGACCTTTCTGAAAAGCTGGCTGGCACTCGCAGCTGA
- the pyk gene encoding pyruvate kinase — translation MKRNRKVKILATLGPASSDEAMIEKLHLAGADLFRINMSHASHDVMRTLIERIRSVESRNGRPIGILADLQGPKLRVGKFAETKVDLVPGQTFTLDNNDTPGDNTRVFLPHPEILEAVKPGHRLLIDDGKLHLRAEKSDGKSIVTTVVSGTRISDRKGISLPDTLLGVGVLTDKDRVDLDAVLATNEVDWVALSFVQRPEDLAEVRKISRGRVGLMSKIEKPQAIERIEEIIELSDALMVARGDLGVEMPLEAVPGIQKQLTRACRRAGKPVVVATQMLESMITAPVPTRAEVSDVATAVFEGADAIMLSAESASGDYPIEAVSTMASIASTVEQDPYYSNIIYAQRPQPEATGADAISLAARQIAETLKLAAIVTYTSSGTTGLRAARERPQVPIIALSPIIQTARRLSVVWGLHCVVTGDASDLDDMVNRACRIVVSEGFGKPGDRIIISAGVPLGTPGATNMVRIAYIGSDGQSGV, via the coding sequence ATGAAGCGTAACCGCAAAGTCAAAATTCTTGCAACTCTCGGCCCCGCCTCTTCCGACGAGGCAATGATCGAAAAGCTGCATCTGGCCGGCGCCGATCTCTTCCGCATCAACATGAGCCATGCGAGCCACGACGTGATGCGGACGCTGATTGAGCGTATTCGCTCCGTCGAAAGCCGTAACGGCCGTCCCATCGGCATTCTGGCCGACTTGCAGGGTCCCAAGCTGCGCGTCGGTAAATTTGCCGAGACCAAGGTTGATCTCGTTCCCGGCCAGACGTTTACGCTGGACAATAACGATACGCCCGGCGACAACACCCGCGTTTTCCTGCCGCATCCTGAAATTCTCGAAGCGGTCAAGCCTGGCCACCGCCTGCTGATCGATGACGGCAAGCTGCATCTGCGCGCTGAGAAGAGCGACGGCAAGAGCATCGTCACCACTGTTGTTTCGGGCACCCGGATTTCCGACCGCAAGGGCATTAGCCTGCCCGACACCCTGCTCGGCGTCGGCGTTCTGACCGACAAGGACCGCGTCGACCTCGACGCCGTTCTTGCAACCAACGAAGTGGACTGGGTTGCCCTTTCCTTCGTTCAGCGCCCGGAAGACCTGGCCGAAGTGCGCAAGATTTCGCGCGGTCGCGTTGGCCTGATGTCCAAGATCGAGAAGCCGCAGGCTATTGAGCGCATCGAAGAAATCATCGAGCTTTCCGACGCATTGATGGTCGCACGCGGCGATCTCGGCGTGGAAATGCCGCTGGAAGCAGTTCCGGGCATCCAGAAACAGCTGACCCGCGCCTGCCGTCGTGCCGGCAAGCCGGTTGTCGTTGCCACACAGATGCTGGAATCGATGATCACAGCTCCGGTTCCGACCCGTGCGGAAGTTTCGGACGTTGCGACTGCCGTATTCGAAGGCGCCGACGCCATCATGCTCTCGGCCGAGTCCGCTTCCGGCGATTATCCGATCGAAGCCGTATCGACCATGGCATCCATCGCCAGCACGGTGGAACAGGACCCCTATTATTCCAACATCATCTACGCGCAGCGCCCACAGCCGGAAGCGACGGGTGCAGACGCCATTTCGCTTGCTGCCCGCCAGATTGCCGAAACGTTGAAGCTCGCCGCGATCGTCACCTACACCTCGTCCGGCACAACGGGTCTGCGCGCCGCGCGCGAGCGGCCACAGGTTCCGATCATTGCGCTTTCGCCGATCATCCAGACCGCACGCCGCCTGTCGGTCGTCTGGGGCCTGCATTGCGTGGTTACCGGTGACGCCAGCGATCTGGACGATATGGTGAACCGCGCTTGTCGCATCGTCGTGTCCGAAGGTTTCGGCAAGCCGGGCGACCGCATCATCATCTCCGCCGGCGTGCCGCTCGGCACCCCGGGCGCGACCAACATGGTGCGCATCGCCTATATCGGTTCGGACGGCCAGAGCGGCGTCTGA
- a CDS encoding DUF1244 domain-containing protein codes for MTTPNDKQQIEFEAAAFRRLVEHLRERHDVQNIDLMNLAGFCRNCLSNWYGDAANEAGVALTKEQSREIVYGMPYEEWKEKYQAEASDAQKAAFEQNKPTE; via the coding sequence ATGACGACACCGAATGACAAACAGCAGATTGAATTCGAGGCCGCCGCATTTCGCCGTCTCGTCGAGCATCTTCGCGAGCGTCACGATGTGCAGAACATCGACCTGATGAATCTCGCGGGCTTTTGCCGCAATTGCCTTTCCAACTGGTATGGGGATGCCGCTAACGAGGCCGGCGTTGCACTCACCAAGGAGCAATCCCGGGAAATCGTCTACGGAATGCCCTATGAGGAGTGGAAGGAAAAATATCAGGCGGAGGCGAGCGACGCCCAGAAAGCTGCCTTTGAGCAGAACAAGCCAACGGAATAA
- a CDS encoding 5-(carboxyamino)imidazole ribonucleotide synthase, with product MTMNTNNLTIGIIGGGQLGRMLAMAAARLNHRTIVLEPQADCPAAQVCNSQIVAEYGDETALAELARLCDVVTYEFENVPVTAAETLSASVPVYPPPQALSASQDRLTEKRFLNGCGIPTADFRAVDNQEELEAALAAFGGKGVLKTRRMGYDGKGQRLFKGGEDIAGAFATLGGVPLILESFVAFEREISIIAARFRDGTVTCYDPAENIHLNGILHTSTVPAALSDAAKAVAVQSAEKLLAALDYVGVIGIEFFVLTDGSLVANEMAPRVHNTGHWTEAACVVSQFEQHIRAVSGLVPGSTARHSDCVMTNLIGDDINDVPAWLSKKDCLVHLYGKTQARPGRKMGHVTELLHTGKASVF from the coding sequence ATGACGATGAATACGAACAATCTCACCATCGGCATCATCGGCGGCGGGCAGCTTGGCCGCATGCTGGCAATGGCCGCCGCACGCCTCAACCACCGCACCATCGTTCTCGAACCGCAAGCCGATTGTCCGGCGGCGCAGGTCTGCAACAGCCAGATCGTCGCGGAATACGGTGACGAGACGGCGCTTGCGGAACTCGCTCGCCTTTGCGATGTCGTGACCTACGAATTCGAGAACGTACCCGTCACCGCAGCCGAGACGCTGAGCGCTTCTGTTCCCGTTTATCCCCCGCCGCAGGCTCTCAGCGCCTCGCAGGATAGGCTGACGGAGAAACGCTTCCTCAACGGTTGCGGCATTCCGACCGCCGATTTCCGCGCCGTGGATAATCAGGAAGAACTGGAGGCGGCATTGGCCGCTTTTGGTGGCAAGGGTGTGCTGAAAACCCGCCGCATGGGCTATGACGGCAAGGGCCAGAGGCTTTTCAAGGGTGGTGAGGACATCGCAGGCGCCTTCGCAACACTCGGTGGCGTGCCGCTCATCCTCGAAAGCTTCGTCGCTTTCGAGCGGGAAATCTCGATCATTGCCGCCCGTTTCAGGGATGGCACCGTTACCTGCTACGATCCGGCCGAAAACATTCATCTGAACGGCATTCTGCATACATCCACGGTGCCGGCAGCACTCTCCGATGCGGCGAAGGCGGTTGCCGTGCAATCGGCGGAAAAGCTTCTGGCTGCGCTCGACTATGTCGGCGTGATCGGCATCGAGTTTTTCGTCCTGACCGATGGTTCGCTCGTTGCCAATGAAATGGCGCCGCGCGTGCACAATACCGGCCACTGGACGGAAGCGGCCTGCGTGGTCTCGCAATTCGAACAGCATATACGAGCCGTCTCCGGTCTTGTCCCCGGCAGCACGGCCCGCCATTCGGATTGCGTCATGACGAACCTCATCGGCGATGACATCAACGATGTGCCAGCATGGCTTTCGAAAAAAGACTGTCTCGTGCATCTTTACGGCAAGACACAAGCACGGCCTGGCCGCAAGATGGGCCATGTGACCGAGCTTTTGCACACAGGAAAAGCCTCAGTCTTTTAA
- a CDS encoding DUF1036 domain-containing protein, which produces MFLTPFVFVEAAHADFRVCNSTQNLVGVAIGYRAQDGWVSEGWWQVPSSTCATLIEGELQSRYYYLYAEDAAHGGRWTGDVNMCVAENEFKIAGVDDCYARSFQRMGFKEYDTGRQGSWMVQLSDTPGTQGNQN; this is translated from the coding sequence TTGTTTCTGACCCCGTTTGTCTTCGTGGAGGCCGCGCATGCGGATTTCCGCGTCTGCAACAGCACGCAAAACCTCGTGGGGGTCGCAATCGGCTACCGGGCGCAGGACGGCTGGGTCAGTGAAGGTTGGTGGCAGGTCCCCTCCTCTACCTGCGCAACGCTGATAGAGGGTGAGTTGCAGTCGCGTTATTATTATCTTTATGCCGAGGACGCCGCTCACGGCGGCCGCTGGACCGGTGACGTCAACATGTGCGTGGCGGAAAACGAGTTCAAAATCGCCGGCGTAGACGATTGTTATGCCCGCAGCTTCCAGAGAATGGGTTTCAAGGAATATGACACGGGCAGACAGGGCAGCTGGATGGTCCAGCTTTCCGATACGCCAGGCACACAGGGAAATCAAAACTGA
- a CDS encoding DUF882 domain-containing protein, translating into MTEIVFQAGIELPYLHRNIALSTKIARGLIKDICTKLSARAVTFACLMLAAMPFAGVSATEAFAETRSLKLYYIHTREKAVITFKRNGKYDQKGLQELNRFLRDWRRNQPTRMDPRLFDLVWEVYRRSGATDYINVVSAFRSPETNGLLRTRTKGVAEKSQHMLGKAMDFYIPGVKLSTLREIGMQMQIGGVGFYPTSGSPFVHMDVGGVRAWPRMSRQELVRIFPKGNTLHVPSDGNPLPGYEQALADYKKRVNSSSIQVASSAGAGPASSGGGGKRKTLLQALFGGGDEDEDPDSIATPQPAERPAVARPATPPPAAPEPEPTIAVASAQPLPGVSTAPLPIARPAFGNQPPANTGLATALYSPARNAAQDALQAATTPTPTSAPAERQQFADLAEVSVPVPTLLGPRGMRGDAEGSILTASADGATPAATGELASIPVPANRPAVAEALLAQANADPEGDEDLAEERKDTLSPTVVAALEQSGQAARSQINSATVPTAAPFPAAVNHKVTVAPAETAKAEPEAGFGDAFDLKPSINGGLTAGLPTKGSRPSRQDAAVSHQAMVGGGRLTQDLISDWALNQNKGSTGRSVKAPRVVANRMLSHDMSASATSASFKPGAAAIESSRFSTPVKMH; encoded by the coding sequence GTGACAGAAATTGTCTTCCAGGCGGGGATCGAATTGCCATATCTGCATCGAAATATCGCGCTGTCGACCAAGATCGCGCGCGGCTTGATCAAGGATATATGCACGAAGCTGTCGGCACGCGCTGTCACTTTTGCCTGCTTGATGCTCGCCGCAATGCCATTCGCAGGTGTCTCGGCGACGGAAGCTTTCGCCGAAACGCGCAGTCTCAAACTGTATTATATCCATACACGCGAGAAGGCGGTCATAACCTTCAAGCGCAACGGAAAATACGACCAGAAGGGTCTGCAGGAGCTGAACCGCTTTTTGCGTGACTGGCGTCGTAACCAGCCGACGCGGATGGATCCGCGTCTTTTCGATCTTGTCTGGGAAGTCTACCGCCGCAGTGGCGCGACCGATTACATCAACGTTGTGTCGGCCTTCCGTTCGCCTGAGACTAACGGCCTCCTGCGCACGCGCACCAAGGGCGTGGCGGAAAAAAGCCAGCATATGCTCGGCAAGGCAATGGATTTCTACATTCCGGGCGTGAAGCTTTCCACACTGCGCGAAATCGGCATGCAGATGCAGATTGGCGGCGTAGGTTTCTACCCGACCTCGGGTTCTCCCTTCGTGCACATGGATGTCGGCGGCGTTCGTGCCTGGCCGCGCATGAGCCGTCAGGAACTCGTGCGTATCTTCCCCAAGGGCAATACGCTGCACGTTCCTTCCGATGGCAATCCGCTTCCCGGTTATGAACAGGCCTTGGCTGACTACAAGAAGCGCGTCAATTCCTCTTCCATTCAGGTTGCTTCCAGCGCCGGTGCCGGCCCTGCGTCCTCCGGTGGTGGCGGCAAGCGCAAGACACTGTTGCAGGCGCTCTTTGGCGGAGGCGACGAGGATGAAGATCCCGATAGCATCGCTACGCCGCAGCCCGCAGAACGTCCGGCTGTCGCTCGCCCTGCAACGCCACCGCCTGCTGCACCTGAGCCAGAACCGACGATCGCCGTTGCTTCCGCCCAACCGCTTCCCGGTGTGAGCACTGCGCCGCTGCCCATTGCACGTCCAGCTTTCGGCAACCAGCCTCCGGCCAATACGGGCCTTGCCACCGCGCTTTATTCTCCAGCCCGTAATGCGGCGCAGGATGCACTCCAGGCTGCGACAACACCGACGCCAACCTCTGCTCCGGCCGAGCGTCAGCAGTTTGCCGATCTGGCTGAGGTATCCGTGCCTGTGCCGACGCTTCTTGGGCCGCGTGGCATGCGTGGCGACGCTGAAGGATCGATCCTGACCGCATCCGCAGATGGTGCGACACCCGCAGCGACGGGCGAACTTGCGTCTATTCCGGTGCCGGCCAATCGTCCGGCTGTGGCGGAAGCCCTGCTGGCACAGGCCAATGCTGATCCGGAAGGCGACGAAGATCTCGCCGAAGAGCGGAAAGATACGCTTTCGCCGACTGTGGTTGCTGCTCTGGAACAGAGCGGTCAGGCCGCCCGTTCGCAGATCAATTCCGCTACCGTGCCGACAGCCGCGCCGTTCCCGGCTGCCGTCAACCACAAGGTTACAGTCGCGCCCGCCGAAACGGCTAAGGCTGAGCCAGAGGCAGGTTTCGGTGACGCCTTTGATCTGAAACCTTCCATCAATGGTGGGCTGACGGCCGGCTTACCGACCAAGGGCTCACGCCCGAGCAGGCAGGATGCCGCCGTTTCCCATCAGGCCATGGTCGGCGGTGGTCGTCTGACGCAGGATCTGATCTCTGACTGGGCGCTCAACCAGAACAAGGGCTCGACCGGCCGTTCGGTGAAGGCGCCGCGCGTCGTCGCCAACCGTATGCTCAGCCACGACATGTCGGCTTCCGCCACATCGGCTAGCTTCAAGCCCGGTGCAGCGGCGATCGAGTCCAGCCGTTTCAGCACGCCGGTGAAGATGCACTGA
- a CDS encoding N-formylglutamate amidohydrolase: MNDFIPYEIIEGDYDKGMVLLADHAMNLLPAHYGKLGLPQTAFHRHIAFDIGIEGLTRSLAARLGVPAVLGRFSRLLIDPNRGEDDPTLIMKISDGAIIPGNHPISDDEWQRRIEFFHRPYHNAVDRVLTGVAQSSGEAPLVLSLHSYTPFWKETPRPWHAAVLWDTDNRAVDPLLAHLRATGDILVGDNEPYDGALKGDTMYRHCMMKGIPHALLEVRQDLIADEEGIAEWSDRLAPIFAAMNDDPILHEYELFTSRTGPY; the protein is encoded by the coding sequence ATGAACGACTTCATACCCTATGAAATCATAGAAGGCGATTATGACAAAGGCATGGTTCTTCTGGCGGACCATGCCATGAACCTCCTGCCGGCACACTACGGCAAACTTGGCCTTCCGCAAACCGCTTTTCATCGTCACATCGCATTTGATATTGGCATTGAAGGGCTGACGCGCTCTCTTGCGGCCCGCCTCGGCGTGCCGGCCGTGCTTGGACGATTTTCGCGCCTCCTGATCGACCCCAATCGCGGCGAGGACGATCCGACCCTTATCATGAAGATTTCGGACGGGGCGATCATCCCCGGCAACCACCCGATTTCGGATGATGAATGGCAAAGACGGATCGAGTTTTTTCATCGTCCCTATCACAATGCCGTCGATCGCGTGCTCACCGGTGTAGCGCAGTCGTCGGGGGAAGCGCCGCTTGTTCTGTCGCTGCATTCGTACACGCCGTTCTGGAAAGAAACACCGCGTCCCTGGCATGCGGCGGTTCTGTGGGACACGGATAATCGTGCGGTCGATCCGCTTCTGGCGCATCTGCGCGCGACCGGCGACATTCTCGTTGGTGACAACGAACCCTATGACGGGGCGCTGAAGGGCGATACCATGTATCGCCATTGCATGATGAAGGGCATACCGCATGCGCTTCTTGAAGTTCGGCAGGATTTGATCGCGGATGAGGAAGGGATTGCCGAATGGTCGGACCGGCTCGCTCCCATTTTCGCCGCAATGAACGACGATCCCATTTTGCATGAATATGAGCTGTTCACCTCTCGCACCGGCCCCTACTGA